Proteins co-encoded in one Methanothermobacter sp. genomic window:
- a CDS encoding Gfo/Idh/MocA family oxidoreductase gives MRKVNVGVIGVGAMGYNHARVYHRLEIANLIAVADIMEETLQKASKKYDARGYLDYENLLKIPEIEAVSICVPTTHHYQVTMDAIEYGKHVLVEKPIAFTLKEAKDMVKSARKKGVKLATGHVERFNPAVKKAKELIENDVIGDVVSASAKRVGPFPPRIKDVGVTIDLAIHDLDVMHYLFSEPVTEIYATMGSILEKCKFEDHAEIMAKFESGITGMLEVNWLTPYKRRKLAITGTDGIINIDYIDQSIDVYGKFAQDVQIEHEEPLKNEIKSFLMSIINDEEPEITGEDGIYALRTALAAIKSAREHRPITLNGDL, from the coding sequence TTGAGAAAAGTAAATGTAGGAGTAATCGGTGTAGGGGCAATGGGTTACAACCATGCAAGAGTTTACCACCGCCTCGAGATAGCTAATCTCATAGCAGTAGCGGATATAATGGAAGAGACATTGCAAAAAGCTTCAAAAAAGTATGATGCCCGTGGTTACCTAGATTATGAGAACCTCCTCAAAATACCTGAGATAGAAGCTGTGAGTATCTGCGTGCCAACAACCCACCACTACCAAGTAACCATGGACGCAATAGAATATGGAAAACACGTACTTGTCGAAAAACCCATCGCATTCACTTTAAAAGAAGCTAAGGACATGGTTAAAAGCGCGCGGAAAAAGGGGGTGAAACTCGCCACCGGCCATGTTGAAAGGTTCAACCCAGCTGTGAAAAAAGCAAAAGAACTCATAGAAAATGATGTTATCGGTGACGTGGTATCAGCATCAGCAAAGAGGGTTGGACCATTTCCGCCAAGGATAAAAGATGTTGGTGTAACAATAGATCTCGCAATCCATGATCTAGATGTGATGCACTACCTCTTCAGCGAACCAGTAACTGAAATATATGCAACAATGGGGAGCATACTCGAAAAATGCAAATTTGAAGACCATGCAGAGATAATGGCAAAATTCGAAAGTGGGATAACGGGCATGCTAGAAGTTAACTGGTTAACCCCATACAAGAGAAGGAAACTAGCCATCACGGGCACTGATGGGATAATAAACATAGATTACATAGATCAAAGTATAGACGTTTATGGTAAATTCGCCCAGGATGTTCAAATAGAACACGAAGAACCATTAAAAAATGAGATCAAATCATTCCTCATGTCAATAATAAATGACGAAGAACCTGAAATAACAGGAGAAGATGGAATATACGCTCTTAGAACAGCCCTTGCAGCTATAAAGTCCGCAAGGGAACATCGACCTATAACATTAAACGGGGACCTATAA
- the prf1 gene encoding peptide chain release factor aRF-1, translating to MGKVSSKELYEFRRTLEELAKKKGRGTELVSVYIPPDRQISDVAKHMREELSQSANIKSKQTRKNVQSAIEVIMQRLKLFPRPPKNGLVMFVGMIPRGGPGSEKMETYVFEPPEPIKTYIYHCNSEFYLEPLKEMLEEKEVYGLAVLDRKEATIALLKGKRIEILKTLTSGVPGKHKAGGQSQRRFDRLIELAAHEFLKRIGDHMNEAFLSIPDLKGIIIGGPGHTKEDFVKGDYLHHEIKKKIITTVDTSYTGEFGIREVIDKSMDVLTEIDVMREKKLVQRFLSELISEDGLAAYGEDEVRNYLQMGAVEVLLLSEDLRAKRATYQCPSCNYKMDLTIKKEESRECPNCNDQMKIVDSKDLIDDLVEIAETVGSEVEIISTETEEGIQLLKAFGGMGAILRYRP from the coding sequence TTGGGTAAGGTATCATCAAAGGAACTTTATGAATTTCGAAGAACTTTGGAGGAGCTCGCGAAAAAGAAGGGTAGGGGTACTGAACTTGTATCGGTATATATACCCCCTGATAGGCAGATAAGTGACGTGGCTAAGCATATGAGAGAAGAATTAAGTCAAAGTGCTAATATTAAGAGCAAACAGACGAGAAAGAATGTTCAATCAGCCATAGAGGTTATAATGCAACGTTTGAAGTTGTTCCCACGCCCGCCAAAGAATGGTCTTGTAATGTTCGTTGGTATGATACCCCGTGGAGGGCCAGGCTCTGAAAAGATGGAAACATATGTTTTCGAGCCACCAGAACCTATAAAAACTTATATATATCATTGTAATTCCGAATTTTACCTCGAACCCTTGAAGGAGATGTTAGAAGAGAAGGAAGTTTATGGTTTAGCTGTTCTCGACCGCAAAGAGGCTACGATAGCACTTTTAAAGGGTAAGCGGATTGAAATTTTGAAAACCCTTACAAGTGGCGTTCCAGGAAAGCACAAGGCTGGGGGCCAGTCACAGCGGAGGTTCGACCGTCTGATAGAATTAGCAGCACACGAATTCCTAAAAAGGATAGGAGATCATATGAACGAGGCTTTTTTATCAATCCCCGACCTTAAAGGGATTATTATAGGGGGTCCAGGTCATACTAAGGAGGATTTTGTAAAAGGAGATTATTTACACCATGAGATTAAGAAGAAGATCATAACAACAGTTGACACATCCTATACTGGTGAATTTGGTATAAGGGAGGTTATAGACAAATCAATGGATGTTTTAACAGAGATTGATGTGATGAGGGAGAAAAAATTAGTCCAGAGGTTTCTCAGTGAACTCATAAGTGAGGATGGACTGGCAGCTTATGGTGAAGATGAAGTGAGGAATTATCTCCAAATGGGAGCTGTGGAAGTGCTTTTATTATCAGAAGATCTCAGAGCGAAAAGAGCCACTTATCAGTGCCCATCCTGCAATTATAAAATGGACTTAACAATAAAAAAGGAAGAAAGTAGGGAGTGTCCCAATTGTAATGATCAAATGAAAATAGTTGATTCCAAGGATCTTATTGATGATCTTGTGGAAATTGCCGAGACAGTAGGCTCTGAAGTAGAGATAATATCAACTGAAACGGAGGAGGGAATCCAACTTTTAAAAGCCTTTGGTGGTATGGGGGCGATTTTAAGGTACAGACCCTAA
- a CDS encoding DUF308 domain-containing protein, producing the protein MVSKKWAGLISIILGIIFVISPVGGVNAISMFSGIILALIGVWMILNALKERYYRRLSLLWLIFAVLLIFVGVLLAFQIILISAFAGFWLYVTGLLFIIAGFIVVLSAWDAHVTRALGFMGILVGLIYFVVGILALDPVFLGVIVGIILIIYGFIILFS; encoded by the coding sequence ATGGTATCCAAGAAATGGGCAGGTTTAATATCCATTATCTTAGGTATTATTTTTGTAATATCCCCAGTGGGGGGTGTGAATGCTATTAGCATGTTTTCAGGTATAATTTTGGCTTTGATTGGGGTTTGGATGATTTTAAACGCGTTAAAGGAAAGATATTATAGGAGACTTTCTCTTTTATGGCTCATCTTCGCGGTCTTGTTAATCTTTGTGGGAGTCTTGTTAGCGTTCCAAATAATCCTAATAAGTGCCTTTGCAGGTTTCTGGTTATATGTTACAGGTTTGCTTTTCATCATAGCCGGTTTTATAGTTGTTTTATCTGCATGGGATGCGCATGTTACAAGGGCTCTTGGGTTTATGGGTATACTTGTCGGATTGATATATTTTGTTGTGGGCATCCTAGCCCTCGACCCAGTATTCCTAGGGGTGATCGTAGGTATAATCTTGATTATTTATGGTTTTATCATCCTATTTTCTTAA
- a CDS encoding orotate phosphoribosyltransferase-like protein, with the protein MTEKLIKKAQELRKRGFTTGEIADELNVSKDTARWLTLQTSVKSIKKAPLDFAVNWESLGGSSTRMRHVSAAMADMALEYGEIDVVVGIAISGIPFATLMADEMVSKLKKDISLAVFHPIKHRKGKDAEGAISSNFAKVKNKKVLIVDDVITSGKTIKEAVKVLKSQKATPVIVTVLIDKKGISRVDGVPVTSLIKVKRLG; encoded by the coding sequence ATGACAGAAAAACTCATAAAAAAAGCCCAAGAACTCCGAAAAAGGGGCTTCACCACTGGGGAAATTGCAGATGAATTAAATGTTTCAAAAGACACTGCAAGATGGTTAACACTCCAAACAAGCGTGAAATCTATAAAAAAGGCTCCATTAGATTTCGCTGTAAACTGGGAGAGCCTTGGTGGAAGCTCCACCCGCATGAGACACGTTTCAGCTGCCATGGCAGACATGGCCCTAGAATATGGGGAAATAGATGTGGTGGTTGGAATAGCGATCAGCGGCATCCCCTTCGCCACTCTCATGGCTGATGAAATGGTCTCAAAGTTGAAAAAGGACATATCACTGGCGGTTTTCCATCCGATAAAACATAGAAAAGGTAAAGATGCTGAAGGGGCTATAAGCAGCAATTTCGCGAAGGTTAAAAATAAGAAAGTGCTAATAGTAGATGACGTAATAACAAGTGGCAAGACCATAAAAGAAGCTGTAAAAGTATTAAAAAGTCAAAAGGCAACCCCAGTTATAGTAACAGTACTTATAGACAAAAAAGGCATTTCAAGGGTCGATGGAGTCCCTGTCACATCACTTATAAAAGTTAAAAGACTTGGATAA
- the hemC gene encoding hydroxymethylbilane synthase, whose amino-acid sequence MKVGTRGSRLALKQTEDIIAKLSKIIPTKIEKVIVKTSGDKIKDSQLYKIDRKGIFTRELDNAVLEERVDFAVHSLKDVPTEIDEDLTIAAVPERGPPHEVLVSKLDWDELPANSRIGTSSLRREAFCKHYKKEFKLEPLRGNIDTRIRKVMEGEIDATIMAEAGLKRLGLEKNIKRRFPLKYITPPAGQGALAVITRKDHPKLHLIRKLNHYRSLQEVKAEKSVLKKLGVGCQWPLGVIAKARNKKLCLYAILLSKEGDILSQVTLEGPINKAQELGERVANEMGDYL is encoded by the coding sequence TTGAAAGTAGGGACAAGAGGAAGTCGCCTCGCACTCAAACAAACAGAGGATATAATAGCCAAACTTTCAAAAATAATCCCAACTAAGATAGAGAAGGTCATAGTGAAGACAAGCGGTGACAAGATAAAGGATTCACAATTATATAAAATCGACAGAAAAGGCATATTCACAAGAGAATTGGACAATGCAGTGTTAGAAGAGAGAGTGGATTTCGCAGTCCACAGCCTAAAGGATGTCCCAACAGAAATAGACGAAGACCTGACGATAGCAGCAGTACCAGAAAGAGGACCACCCCACGAAGTACTAGTATCAAAGTTAGACTGGGACGAACTACCAGCCAATTCAAGAATAGGTACCAGCAGCCTTCGAAGAGAAGCTTTCTGCAAACATTACAAAAAAGAATTCAAACTAGAACCTCTACGTGGAAACATAGACACAAGGATAAGAAAAGTCATGGAAGGAGAAATAGACGCGACAATAATGGCAGAAGCCGGGCTAAAACGCCTAGGATTAGAAAAGAATATCAAGAGGAGATTCCCACTTAAATACATAACCCCACCCGCTGGACAAGGAGCCCTAGCAGTTATAACAAGAAAAGACCACCCAAAACTCCACCTAATAAGAAAATTAAACCATTATAGGTCACTACAAGAAGTTAAAGCAGAAAAAAGCGTCTTAAAGAAATTAGGAGTCGGTTGTCAATGGCCTCTTGGCGTGATAGCCAAAGCACGAAATAAAAAACTATGTTTATATGCTATCCTTTTATCAAAGGAAGGTGATATATTATCCCAGGTAACATTAGAAGGCCCTATCAACAAAGCCCAAGAGTTGGGTGAAAGAGTTGCAAATGAAATGGGGGATTATCTTTGA
- the pyrH gene encoding UMP kinase: MKIVITIGGSIIMENFNSKIFKEYARILTSLQDDNKIFIVIGGGQPARDYIRLARELGANEAQCDNIGIEVTRLNAKMLIMALGEKAYPMVPHNFNEALEYSATGKILVMGGTEPAHSTDAVGAILAELVDADILINLTSVDGFYDKDPQKYPDARLYKEITATEMLNLLKDKDWKAGTYEFLDLTAIHIIRRSNIKSIITNGKDPMNLIRALKGEVGTRIIPR; this comes from the coding sequence ATGAAGATAGTGATTACAATAGGCGGATCTATTATAATGGAAAATTTTAATTCAAAAATATTCAAGGAATATGCTAGGATCTTAACATCACTACAAGATGATAACAAAATATTCATAGTTATAGGTGGGGGCCAACCTGCAAGAGATTATATAAGATTAGCAAGGGAACTTGGCGCCAACGAAGCCCAATGCGACAATATTGGGATAGAGGTCACACGACTCAATGCAAAAATGCTTATAATGGCCCTTGGCGAGAAAGCCTATCCTATGGTACCTCACAATTTTAATGAGGCGCTTGAATATTCCGCGACAGGTAAAATTCTCGTTATGGGTGGTACAGAACCTGCCCATAGTACAGATGCAGTTGGTGCCATACTTGCTGAACTCGTGGATGCTGACATACTCATCAACTTAACCTCAGTAGATGGATTCTATGATAAAGATCCTCAGAAGTATCCTGATGCCCGCCTTTATAAAGAGATAACAGCAACTGAAATGCTTAATCTTTTAAAGGATAAAGATTGGAAAGCAGGAACTTATGAGTTCCTTGACTTAACAGCAATCCATATTATAAGAAGATCAAATATCAAAAGTATAATAACAAATGGAAAGGATCCTATGAACCTCATAAGAGCATTAAAGGGTGAGGTCGGCACGAGGATAATCCCAAGATAG
- a CDS encoding glycosyltransferase family protein has product MKLTIIIPTYNEEEYLPRLLESIKNQDFKDYEIIVADANSTDKTREIAEMYGCKIVEGGLPAEGRNNGAKIAQGELLLFLDADVVLTEGYLKDAIKEFESENLGIAITQMIPLSTRKRDKILHEFANRFMILTESIKPHGAGCCGILTRKKLHDKVGGFDESLDFGEDTDYIERIGRISKFKVLRKPRLLVSIRRLEKEGLKNLAFKYTKSTICDFLGKKLSASELNYTFGHSTKKRKRILYSVCGEGMGHAIRSGVILEELVKDYDVLIFASDRAYKYLKERFENVHEIYGFNTVYENNEVKDLKTFLKAMKTFPRDLKENLRLLYRMARDFKPDVVVSDFEFYASLISNILRIPLISVDNMHVITQCNIEYPKKYRKDKLKAEAVIRSFIIRPKRYIITSYFFPKIKDPEKVVMFPPILRKKIMNLKPYYGDHIFVYQTSKTNIRLLKTLKKINRKFIIYGFDKDKIDDNLYFRKFNEDEFFKDLESAAAVITNGGFTLISEALYLKKPVYSVPVKGQFEQILNAFYLEKLGYGEFHEEADKKSIETFLKKLPIYRKNLEKYEGGDNMALIEELKRTIEKLS; this is encoded by the coding sequence ATGAAACTCACTATAATCATACCCACATATAACGAAGAAGAATACCTTCCAAGACTTCTTGAAAGCATAAAAAATCAAGACTTCAAGGATTATGAAATCATAGTCGCCGATGCCAATTCAACAGACAAAACCAGGGAAATAGCTGAAATGTACGGGTGTAAAATCGTTGAAGGAGGTTTACCCGCGGAAGGTAGGAACAATGGTGCTAAAATAGCCCAAGGGGAGCTCCTATTATTCCTCGATGCCGATGTTGTTCTAACTGAAGGCTATCTTAAAGACGCAATCAAAGAATTCGAAAGCGAAAACCTTGGCATAGCCATAACCCAAATGATACCACTATCAACCAGAAAAAGGGACAAAATACTCCACGAGTTCGCGAATAGATTCATGATACTCACAGAATCTATAAAACCCCATGGAGCCGGCTGCTGTGGCATATTAACACGTAAAAAACTTCACGATAAAGTTGGAGGTTTCGATGAATCACTAGACTTCGGTGAGGACACAGATTACATAGAAAGAATAGGAAGAATAAGCAAATTCAAAGTCTTGAGAAAACCCCGCCTACTAGTATCCATAAGAAGACTTGAAAAAGAAGGATTAAAAAACCTAGCATTCAAATACACCAAAAGCACGATCTGCGATTTTTTAGGTAAAAAGTTAAGCGCTTCGGAATTAAATTACACCTTCGGACATTCCACAAAAAAACGAAAAAGGATCCTATACTCAGTATGTGGAGAGGGTATGGGCCATGCCATCAGAAGTGGCGTAATACTAGAAGAACTTGTCAAAGACTATGACGTTTTAATATTCGCAAGTGACCGAGCATACAAATACCTCAAAGAAAGATTCGAAAATGTCCATGAAATATACGGTTTCAACACAGTATATGAAAATAATGAAGTCAAAGACCTTAAAACTTTTCTAAAAGCCATGAAAACATTCCCCAGGGACCTTAAAGAAAACCTAAGATTATTATACAGAATGGCCCGGGATTTCAAACCAGATGTTGTAGTATCTGATTTTGAATTCTATGCAAGTCTCATAAGCAACATATTAAGGATACCCCTCATAAGCGTGGACAACATGCATGTAATAACCCAATGTAACATAGAATACCCAAAAAAATACAGAAAAGATAAGCTGAAAGCCGAAGCCGTTATAAGATCATTTATAATAAGACCAAAACGTTATATTATAACGAGCTATTTCTTCCCCAAGATCAAAGACCCTGAAAAAGTCGTTATGTTCCCACCAATCCTAAGAAAAAAGATAATGAATCTAAAACCGTACTATGGAGACCATATATTCGTCTATCAGACAAGCAAAACCAATATCAGATTACTAAAAACTCTTAAAAAAATCAATAGGAAATTTATCATATATGGTTTCGACAAGGATAAAATCGATGATAATTTATATTTCAGAAAATTTAATGAGGATGAATTCTTCAAAGACCTCGAATCAGCCGCTGCGGTGATCACCAATGGAGGATTCACACTTATAAGCGAAGCCCTCTACCTTAAAAAACCAGTCTATAGCGTCCCTGTCAAAGGACAATTTGAACAAATTCTTAACGCATTCTATCTTGAAAAACTAGGCTATGGCGAATTCCACGAGGAAGCAGATAAAAAATCAATTGAAACATTCCTAAAAAAACTACCAATATATAGAAAAAATTTAGAAAAATATGAAGGCGGAGATAACATGGCCCTCATAGAAGAACTTAAAAGGACTATTGAAAAACTCTCATAA
- a CDS encoding DUF2116 family Zn-ribbon domain-containing protein — MVEPHKHCPICGNPIPLDERTCSKKCAEVLLKNQQRIMRTRLIFYIVLVIFIVVWLFVVLRK; from the coding sequence ATGGTAGAACCGCATAAACATTGTCCAATTTGTGGGAACCCCATACCATTAGATGAAAGAACATGTTCAAAAAAATGTGCAGAGGTTCTTTTAAAAAACCAGCAAAGGATCATGAGGACAAGACTCATATTCTATATTGTACTAGTAATATTCATCGTAGTCTGGCTGTTCGTAGTATTAAGAAAATAG